In a single window of the Bradyrhizobium erythrophlei genome:
- a CDS encoding SMP-30/gluconolactonase/LRE family protein, translating to MKNPSDLPDRQSDNGTEGVDRRVLLRGAATLAATSLVASDALARDFGRNAEPQRYPDPDIVVIDPKRFKAKVGNTAIKRLYTGCLWAEGPAWNAAGQYLVWSDIPNNRQLRYLDDDGHISEQFHKPSNEANGNTFDFEGRQIGCERTRLVRFEHDGSLTALAEQANGKQLNGPNDVVVHPNDKSIWFTDPGYGAISIYEGQRANTGTNQPYQKEAVYRLDALTGQVSKVADEPFKPNGIAFSHDYKKVYVCDTGITHYPNAKNIVWQYDLNGDKLSNPRTLIDMTLDGKSGFPDGMRVDTDGNIWVGAGWVGDGYDGVQVFAPDGDRIGQIKLPETCANVCFGGRKRNRLFMTASQSLYAVYVETQGAHNC from the coding sequence ATGAAAAATCCATCCGATTTACCTGACCGCCAATCCGACAACGGAACTGAAGGCGTCGATCGCCGCGTGCTTTTGCGCGGCGCAGCGACGCTTGCCGCCACGAGCTTGGTCGCGTCCGACGCGCTGGCCCGCGATTTCGGTCGCAACGCCGAACCGCAACGCTATCCCGATCCCGATATCGTGGTCATCGACCCCAAGCGCTTCAAGGCCAAGGTCGGCAACACCGCCATCAAGCGCCTGTATACGGGTTGCCTGTGGGCCGAAGGACCGGCCTGGAATGCCGCCGGCCAATATCTGGTCTGGAGCGACATTCCCAACAACCGGCAGCTCCGTTATCTCGACGATGACGGCCACATTTCGGAGCAGTTCCACAAGCCGTCCAATGAAGCCAACGGCAACACCTTCGATTTCGAAGGACGGCAGATCGGTTGCGAGCGGACCCGGCTGGTCCGGTTCGAGCACGACGGTTCGCTCACCGCGCTGGCCGAGCAGGCCAACGGCAAGCAGCTCAACGGACCGAACGACGTCGTCGTGCACCCCAATGACAAATCGATCTGGTTCACCGATCCCGGTTACGGCGCGATCAGCATCTATGAGGGGCAGCGGGCCAATACCGGCACCAACCAGCCCTACCAGAAAGAGGCGGTGTACCGGCTCGACGCCCTTACCGGCCAGGTCAGCAAGGTTGCCGACGAACCGTTCAAGCCGAACGGCATCGCCTTCAGCCACGACTACAAGAAGGTCTATGTCTGCGACACCGGCATCACGCATTACCCCAATGCAAAGAACATCGTCTGGCAATACGATCTCAACGGCGACAAACTCTCGAACCCGCGCACGCTGATCGACATGACGCTCGACGGCAAGTCGGGCTTCCCGGACGGGATGCGGGTCGATACCGATGGCAACATCTGGGTCGGCGCCGGATGGGTCGGCGATGGCTATGACGGCGTCCAGGTTTTCGCGCCGGACGGCGACCGTATCGGCCAAATCAAGCTACCCGAGACCTGCGCCAATGTCTGCTTCGGCGGCAGGAAACGAAACCGCCTGTTCATGACGGCCAGCCAGTCGTTGTACGCGGTCTATGTGGAAACCCAGGGCGCGCATAATTGCTGA
- a CDS encoding SDR family oxidoreductase, whose protein sequence is MAPIKSLQDKSIIVTGAGRGIGREIALLCAAEGAKVVVNDPGGAADGSGTSAAPAEEVVEEIKKRGGTAVANFETVAEAIPASRIVKMAVDSFGKLDGVVNNAGILRDAIFHRMSIDAFESVIKVHLMGSFYVSHAAARLFREQESGAFVHFTSTSGLIGNYGQANYAAAKLGIVGLSKSIALDMERFHVRSNCVSPFAWSRLIGTIPTETEAEKARVAKIQQMGPEKIAPICAFLLSEEARDVTGQIFAVRMNEIFLMGQSRPLRSIHRGEGWTPQTIAEHGMPALKSSFYKLDRSADVFNWDAI, encoded by the coding sequence ATGGCACCGATAAAATCACTCCAGGACAAATCCATCATCGTCACCGGCGCCGGGCGCGGTATCGGGCGCGAGATCGCGCTGCTTTGCGCGGCTGAAGGCGCCAAGGTCGTGGTCAACGATCCCGGCGGCGCCGCCGACGGCTCGGGAACGAGTGCTGCGCCGGCCGAAGAAGTGGTCGAGGAAATCAAGAAGCGCGGCGGGACGGCGGTGGCGAATTTCGAAACCGTCGCCGAGGCGATTCCGGCCAGCAGGATCGTCAAGATGGCGGTCGACAGTTTTGGCAAGCTCGACGGCGTCGTCAACAATGCCGGCATCCTGCGCGACGCGATCTTCCACCGCATGAGCATCGATGCCTTCGAGTCCGTCATCAAGGTTCACCTGATGGGCTCGTTCTATGTCTCGCACGCCGCGGCGCGGTTGTTCCGTGAACAGGAAAGCGGCGCCTTCGTGCACTTCACATCGACATCAGGCCTGATCGGCAATTACGGCCAAGCCAATTACGCCGCGGCGAAGCTCGGCATCGTCGGACTGTCGAAATCGATCGCGCTCGACATGGAACGGTTTCATGTCCGTTCCAACTGCGTCTCGCCGTTCGCTTGGAGCCGGCTGATCGGGACCATCCCGACCGAGACCGAAGCCGAGAAGGCGCGGGTGGCCAAAATTCAGCAGATGGGGCCGGAAAAGATCGCACCGATCTGCGCCTTCCTGCTCAGCGAGGAGGCCCGGGACGTCACCGGACAGATTTTCGCGGTGCGCATGAACGAGATTTTCCTGATGGGCCAGTCGCGCCCCCTGCGCTCGATCCACCGCGGCGAAGGCTGGACGCCGCAGACCATCGCCGAGCACGGCATGCCGGCGCTGAAGTCGTCGTTCTATAAGCTCGACCGCTCGGCGGATGTTTTCAACTGGGATGCGATTTAG
- a CDS encoding thiolase C-terminal domain-containing protein encodes MRRNQVAVVGAAETTELGVIPNVSQIQLHADAALNAIADAGLKLSDIDGFATAVETPQQIAHYLGITPTWVDGTSVGGCSFMLHVRHAAAAIEAGLCKTVLITHAESGKSNIGRTPRMIGPDSLNGQFELPYGVSTPASMFPIPVLRYMKTHGITHEQIAMVAVVQREWAAKNPRATMKAPITVEDVLNSRMIAYPFRILQCCLVTDGGGALILTSADRAKDFPTKPVYILGTGESVETPMVSQMQTFDSSRAFKVAGPLAFKEAGISHKDVDHLMIYDAFAHLPLYGLGDLGFMPHEETGKFIADGNTRPGGKLPLNTNGGGLSYMHSGMYGMYALQESVRQMRGIAPAQVPGAKISVCHGVGGMFAASGTIIFTNER; translated from the coding sequence ATGCGAAGAAATCAGGTCGCCGTCGTCGGCGCTGCGGAAACCACTGAACTCGGCGTGATCCCGAATGTCTCGCAAATCCAGTTGCACGCGGATGCGGCGCTCAACGCCATCGCCGATGCCGGCCTAAAGTTGTCCGATATCGACGGTTTTGCCACCGCGGTCGAGACGCCGCAGCAGATCGCGCATTATCTCGGCATCACCCCGACCTGGGTCGACGGTACCTCGGTGGGCGGCTGTTCCTTCATGCTGCATGTCCGCCATGCCGCCGCCGCGATCGAGGCCGGGCTGTGCAAGACGGTGCTGATCACGCACGCCGAAAGCGGCAAGTCGAACATCGGCCGCACCCCGCGCATGATCGGACCCGATAGCCTCAACGGCCAGTTCGAATTGCCTTACGGCGTCTCGACTCCCGCCAGCATGTTTCCGATTCCCGTGCTGCGCTACATGAAGACCCATGGCATCACCCATGAGCAGATCGCCATGGTCGCGGTGGTGCAGCGCGAATGGGCCGCGAAGAACCCACGCGCCACCATGAAGGCGCCGATCACGGTCGAGGACGTCCTGAACTCGCGGATGATCGCCTATCCATTCCGTATCCTGCAATGCTGCCTCGTCACCGACGGCGGCGGCGCACTGATCCTGACATCGGCCGACCGCGCTAAGGATTTTCCGACCAAGCCGGTCTATATCCTCGGCACCGGCGAGAGCGTGGAAACGCCGATGGTCAGCCAGATGCAGACTTTTGACAGTTCGCGCGCGTTCAAGGTGGCAGGGCCCCTGGCCTTCAAGGAAGCCGGCATCTCGCATAAAGACGTCGATCACCTCATGATCTACGATGCCTTCGCGCATCTGCCGCTCTATGGGCTCGGCGATCTCGGCTTCATGCCGCACGAAGAGACCGGAAAATTCATCGCCGACGGCAACACCCGTCCCGGCGGCAAGCTGCCGCTAAATACCAATGGCGGCGGCCTGAGCTACATGCATTCGGGCATGTACGGCATGTACGCACTGCAGGAGAGCGTGCGGCAAATGCGCGGCATCGCGCCGGCGCAAGTGCCGGGCGCCAAGATTTCGGTCTGCCACGGCGTCGGCGGCATGTTCGCGGCGAGTGGCACGATTATTTTTACAAACGAGCGATAA
- a CDS encoding Zn-ribbon domain-containing OB-fold protein: MAEPARARPKPTPETQHFWDGTQAGELRLQRCDACANVYFPPRPFCPACASRKVSVFKASGKGKLYSYVIHHRPVPGFTPPYAIAVVELDEGPRLMSNIVDCPQTPEALELDMKLEVAFEKLDDKITLPLFRPAKG; the protein is encoded by the coding sequence ATGGCCGAGCCAGCGCGCGCACGACCGAAACCGACGCCGGAAACCCAGCATTTCTGGGATGGCACGCAGGCAGGCGAATTGCGCCTGCAGCGTTGCGACGCCTGCGCCAACGTGTATTTCCCGCCGCGCCCGTTCTGCCCGGCCTGCGCCTCGCGCAAGGTCAGCGTGTTCAAGGCCAGCGGCAAGGGCAAGCTCTACAGCTACGTCATCCATCACCGGCCGGTGCCGGGCTTCACCCCACCTTACGCCATCGCGGTGGTGGAACTGGACGAAGGTCCGCGCTTGATGAGCAACATCGTCGATTGTCCGCAGACCCCGGAGGCGCTCGAACTCGACATGAAACTGGAAGTCGCGTTCGAGAAGCTCGACGACAAGATCACCCTTCCCTTGTTCCGTCCGGCGAAGGGGTAA
- a CDS encoding ABC transporter substrate-binding protein, which translates to MLKMTGAVLAAAMTLAAPAFAADAPAEIKIGTLYASSGRYASISMPVFSALKLWSEQKNAEGGVYVKAFDKKIPVKLVAYDDQSNTATASTLYNQLITQDKVDLLVADSGSVLTAPAVAIARDRKMFLFDQTGTGASFFSKDNPYIALMADPVSTVWPKPVADFISHDGPGLGIKRVAILYSTNEFTGTQANAFRKFVKDSGAPIEIVYDQGIPTETTNYTVIINNINNTNPDAVIHFGYAPNDIAFLRNVADVGVKFKMLFCIYAGLETELLEKNVGEKGLEHVFTYVPPSELEYPVNFGMNMKDYRAAWDKKYPDGKIEFGFNAVAGYTTGLIIEKTLSVATSLDQLELRRATFSLSGQLKTLDGTFALDETGGQIGELTPLGQLELNEHEHIKFVSVYPHETATGKPVYPRP; encoded by the coding sequence ATGTTGAAGATGACGGGCGCGGTGCTGGCCGCAGCTATGACGCTTGCCGCGCCGGCCTTTGCCGCCGATGCGCCGGCGGAAATCAAGATCGGCACGCTGTATGCGTCCTCCGGGCGCTACGCCTCGATTTCGATGCCGGTTTTCAGCGCGTTGAAACTCTGGTCCGAACAGAAAAACGCCGAGGGCGGCGTCTACGTGAAGGCGTTCGACAAGAAAATTCCCGTCAAGCTTGTGGCCTACGACGATCAAAGCAATACCGCCACCGCATCGACGCTCTACAACCAGTTGATCACGCAGGACAAGGTCGATCTCTTGGTCGCCGACTCCGGTTCGGTGCTGACCGCGCCCGCGGTTGCGATCGCGCGCGACCGCAAGATGTTCCTGTTCGACCAGACCGGCACCGGCGCCAGCTTCTTTTCCAAGGACAATCCCTACATCGCGCTGATGGCGGACCCGGTTTCGACGGTCTGGCCCAAGCCCGTGGCGGATTTTATTTCACACGACGGGCCGGGGCTCGGGATCAAGAGAGTCGCGATTTTGTATTCGACCAATGAATTCACCGGCACCCAGGCCAACGCCTTCCGCAAATTCGTCAAGGACTCCGGCGCGCCGATCGAGATCGTCTACGATCAGGGCATTCCGACCGAAACCACCAATTACACGGTCATCATCAATAACATCAATAACACCAATCCGGATGCGGTGATTCATTTCGGCTACGCGCCGAACGACATCGCGTTTTTGCGCAACGTCGCGGATGTCGGCGTCAAGTTCAAGATGCTGTTCTGCATCTATGCGGGGCTGGAGACCGAACTGCTCGAGAAGAACGTCGGCGAGAAGGGCCTCGAGCATGTGTTCACTTACGTGCCTCCCTCCGAACTTGAATATCCCGTCAATTTCGGCATGAACATGAAGGATTATCGGGCGGCCTGGGACAAGAAATATCCGGACGGCAAGATCGAATTCGGCTTCAACGCGGTTGCCGGCTACACCACCGGGCTCATCATCGAGAAGACGCTTTCGGTGGCGACCAGCCTCGATCAACTCGAACTGCGCCGAGCAACGTTCAGCCTGTCCGGTCAACTCAAGACGCTCGACGGCACCTTCGCGCTCGACGAGACGGGCGGCCAGATCGGCGAACTGACGCCGCTCGGGCAGCTCGAACTCAACGAACACGAACACATCAAGTTCGTCTCGGTGTATCCGCACGAAACCGCCACCGGCAAGCCGGTCTATCCGCGCCCATGA
- a CDS encoding branched-chain amino acid ABC transporter permease: MLTYALVAGVLFGLYFSLVGIGLNLVFGVMRIVNLAHGDFLMLGAFVAFGVVTLAGIDPLFAVPLAFVIFVAVGMLLYWVLVPRLQGSVNPEMLSIILFFGLSQVIEAVTTIFFGTSERSIQSRALGTVLSTIKVKLFGGKPDAAGPVQIFGQGFPASWVIAAITSLIAIALVYVYLYRTRLGTLTRAVMSRRDEAFATGIDVDRVSAAAFGIGLGLAAVAGVFAPFMFGSVTPAFGADATVTSFAIVVLGSLGNPLGTALGGVVYGVCYMLVQTYLSSWADLLPYVLLIFILLLRPSGLLGRRVRVA, from the coding sequence ATGCTGACTTACGCGCTCGTCGCCGGCGTTCTGTTCGGCCTGTATTTCAGCCTGGTTGGGATCGGCCTCAATCTCGTGTTCGGCGTCATGCGCATCGTCAACCTTGCGCATGGCGACTTTCTGATGCTCGGCGCCTTCGTCGCGTTCGGGGTCGTGACGCTGGCCGGCATCGATCCGTTGTTCGCGGTGCCGCTCGCGTTCGTGATCTTCGTGGCGGTGGGCATGCTGCTCTATTGGGTATTGGTGCCGCGGCTGCAGGGTTCGGTGAACCCGGAGATGCTGTCGATCATCCTGTTCTTCGGGTTGTCGCAGGTGATCGAGGCCGTCACGACGATTTTCTTCGGTACCAGCGAACGTTCGATCCAGAGCCGCGCGCTCGGCACCGTGCTTTCGACCATCAAGGTCAAGCTGTTCGGCGGCAAGCCGGACGCAGCCGGACCGGTGCAGATCTTCGGTCAGGGATTTCCGGCGTCCTGGGTGATCGCGGCCATCACCAGCCTGATCGCGATCGCGCTGGTGTACGTTTATCTGTACCGCACCCGCCTGGGCACCCTAACCCGCGCTGTGATGTCGCGGCGCGATGAGGCGTTCGCGACCGGCATCGACGTCGATCGCGTCTCGGCGGCGGCATTCGGCATCGGATTGGGGCTTGCCGCGGTGGCCGGCGTCTTCGCGCCCTTCATGTTCGGATCGGTGACCCCGGCGTTCGGCGCTGATGCGACGGTCACGTCATTCGCCATCGTGGTGCTGGGATCGCTCGGCAATCCCTTAGGGACGGCGCTCGGCGGCGTGGTCTACGGCGTCTGCTACATGCTGGTGCAGACCTATCTCAGTTCATGGGCCGACCTTCTGCCCTATGTGCTCTTGATCTTCATCCTGCTGCTGCGTCCGAGCGGTCTGCTCGGAAGGCGGGTGCGCGTTGCCTAG
- a CDS encoding branched-chain amino acid ABC transporter permease, with protein MPSAVRHILFIVVPLIAVFAVLPGIYQNHLLLFNFVIFLILAQGVNIIYGFTGYLPFGYVGFFGAGAYGFAILVMNYQAPAALAVIVGGLVAVALGLLLTPLLRLSGAYFAIANLAASLAVLHFVANPALENITRGPYGVSLTGTFNPTLAYTAALVVLALTLGAVVFLKNSRFGLALQAVREDAVSASMAGVNVVRMRVIAWLASALVAGLAGGVYAWYVSVFYPDNVFSGDFSIFAIVFALFGGVATISGPIVGVIILYGIYNLIGFTTPQYFQLIYGLLIMGLVLFLPAGLVSLATRRGWHVP; from the coding sequence TTGCCTAGCGCCGTCAGACACATCCTGTTCATCGTCGTGCCGCTGATCGCCGTGTTTGCGGTGCTGCCGGGCATTTATCAAAACCATCTGCTGCTGTTCAATTTCGTGATCTTTCTGATTCTCGCCCAGGGCGTGAACATCATCTACGGTTTCACCGGCTATCTGCCGTTCGGCTATGTCGGCTTCTTCGGCGCCGGCGCCTATGGTTTTGCGATCCTGGTGATGAATTATCAGGCGCCCGCAGCACTCGCGGTGATCGTGGGCGGATTGGTCGCGGTCGCGCTGGGGCTGTTGCTGACGCCGCTGTTGCGGCTCTCCGGCGCCTATTTCGCCATCGCCAATCTCGCCGCCTCGCTGGCGGTGCTTCACTTCGTCGCCAACCCGGCGCTCGAGAACATCACCCGCGGGCCCTACGGCGTCTCGCTGACCGGCACGTTCAATCCGACGCTGGCCTATACTGCCGCGCTCGTGGTGCTGGCGCTGACCCTCGGCGCCGTCGTGTTCCTGAAAAACTCGCGCTTTGGTCTCGCCTTGCAGGCGGTGCGGGAAGACGCGGTCAGCGCCTCGATGGCCGGGGTCAACGTGGTGCGGATGCGGGTGATCGCGTGGCTGGCGTCCGCGCTGGTGGCGGGTCTGGCCGGCGGCGTCTATGCCTGGTATGTTTCGGTATTCTATCCCGACAATGTCTTTAGCGGCGATTTTTCGATCTTTGCCATCGTGTTTGCGCTGTTCGGCGGCGTGGCCACGATCTCCGGCCCGATCGTCGGCGTCATTATCCTGTATGGCATCTACAATCTGATTGGCTTCACCACGCCGCAATATTTTCAATTGATCTACGGTCTGTTGATCATGGGGCTGGTGCTGTTTCTCCCCGCGGGCCTGGTCTCGCTCGCAACCCGAAGAGGGTGGCATGTCCCCTGA
- a CDS encoding ABC transporter ATP-binding protein — MSPEGAPILNVTKLTKRFGGFYALDGLSFHVAAGEILGLVGPNGSGKTTAINVISGLYAPDGGEVVLDGADIGGVVSHKLVHRGINRTFQVPKPFLSLTVRQNIEVALAYGRAAVAPPTMAALLDEYRLAEVADRTAADLNNAQQKMLDLVRALATRPRLLLLDELAAGLNPAELDWIAERIKALAQSGMAIIVVEHLMGFIEHITDRVIVMNAGKEIFEGKLAVAVQVPQVIEVFLGGEHAA, encoded by the coding sequence ATGTCCCCTGAAGGCGCGCCCATTCTCAACGTGACAAAACTGACAAAACGCTTCGGCGGGTTCTACGCGCTCGACGGCTTGAGCTTCCATGTCGCGGCAGGCGAAATTCTGGGATTGGTGGGGCCGAACGGCTCCGGCAAGACCACCGCGATCAACGTAATCTCCGGGCTCTATGCCCCTGATGGCGGCGAGGTGGTGCTGGATGGGGCTGATATCGGTGGGGTCGTCTCCCACAAGCTGGTCCATCGCGGCATCAATCGGACCTTCCAGGTTCCGAAACCGTTTTTGTCGCTGACGGTGCGGCAGAATATCGAGGTCGCGCTGGCCTATGGGCGTGCCGCGGTGGCGCCGCCGACCATGGCCGCGCTGCTCGACGAATACCGGCTCGCCGAGGTCGCCGACCGCACCGCAGCCGACCTTAACAACGCGCAGCAGAAGATGCTCGATCTGGTCCGTGCGCTCGCCACCCGTCCGCGGCTGCTGCTGCTCGACGAACTCGCCGCCGGACTCAATCCGGCGGAACTCGACTGGATCGCCGAACGCATCAAGGCGCTGGCGCAGAGCGGGATGGCCATCATCGTCGTCGAGCACCTGATGGGATTCATTGAACACATCACCGACCGCGTCATTGTCATGAATGCCGGCAAGGAGATTTTCGAAGGCAAGCTCGCGGTCGCGGTGCAGGTGCCGCAGGTCATCGAGGTGTTTCTGGGAGGCGAGCATGCCGCCTGA
- a CDS encoding ABC transporter ATP-binding protein codes for MPPEAALLQATGVDAGYGTMQVLWGVDLDVRSGETVLLLGANGAGKTTFLKSLVGLIEARQGSIQLGGEDVTRMRSSDRMRLGMTYMSELAVFPDLSIEENIRVGAQALGHADPGARVEELYGLFPALREKRRAPASSLSGGQRKMLGIAKALAAEPRLLVMDEPSAGLSPLFVKEVIRILSDLRRRGLALLIAEQNIGFLEVATRVFVLEGGRIRFSGTVAEMTDNEALRRAYFGLK; via the coding sequence ATGCCGCCTGAAGCCGCGTTGCTGCAGGCCACGGGCGTCGACGCCGGCTACGGCACCATGCAGGTGCTCTGGGGCGTCGATCTCGATGTGCGATCAGGCGAGACCGTACTGCTGCTCGGCGCCAACGGCGCCGGCAAGACCACGTTTCTCAAATCGCTGGTCGGTCTGATCGAGGCGCGGCAGGGTTCGATCCAACTCGGCGGCGAAGATGTGACGCGGATGCGCTCCAGCGACCGGATGCGGCTCGGCATGACCTACATGTCGGAACTCGCGGTATTTCCGGACCTTTCGATCGAGGAGAACATCCGGGTCGGGGCGCAGGCACTCGGCCATGCCGATCCCGGTGCCCGCGTCGAGGAACTCTATGGCCTGTTTCCGGCATTGCGCGAAAAACGACGGGCGCCGGCCTCCAGTCTGTCCGGCGGCCAGCGCAAGATGCTCGGCATCGCCAAGGCGCTTGCCGCCGAGCCGCGGCTTCTGGTGATGGATGAACCCTCGGCCGGGCTGTCGCCGTTGTTCGTCAAGGAAGTCATCCGCATCCTCAGCGATCTGCGCAGGCGTGGGCTGGCGCTTTTGATCGCCGAGCAGAATATCGGTTTCCTCGAAGTGGCGACGCGCGTATTTGTGCTGGAAGGCGGACGCATCCGCTTTTCCGGCACTGTGGCGGAAATGACCGATAACGAAGCGCTGCGGCGTGCCTATTTCGGGCTGAAGTGA
- a CDS encoding acyclic terpene utilization AtuA family protein, with protein MRTIRIGSGAGYSGDRIEPAVELAEKGDIQYLVFECLGERTVALAQQARMKDPDSGYDPLLEERMRAVLPICAARGIRIVTNMGAANPVAAARKTAEIAKSLGLSSLKVAAVVGDDVLDACKDGDLKIMEFDGTIRQLGNRLLSANAYLGAEPIAQALTGGADIVITGRASDPALFLAPMIHAFGWAMDDWNLLGQGTVAGHLLECAGQITGGYFADPGYKDISDLARLGFPIGEVGEDGSLVITKVAGSGGAVTAQTCREQLLYEVHDPRQYIQPDVVADFSQVKVEEIALDRVRVSGGRGTKRTETLKVSVGYVDSFIGEGQISYAGPGALARGRLALEIVRERLKLTGVAASEWRFELIGVDSLHGPDVSARASEPYEVRVRVAGRTENLREAVRIGNEVETLYTNGPAAGGGAFKSARDVVAVASVLLPRELAKPQVRFVGLE; from the coding sequence ATGCGAACGATCAGGATAGGATCCGGTGCCGGCTATTCGGGCGACCGCATCGAGCCCGCGGTCGAACTCGCCGAAAAGGGCGACATCCAGTATCTGGTGTTCGAATGCCTCGGCGAGCGCACCGTGGCGCTGGCGCAGCAGGCGCGCATGAAGGATCCCGACAGCGGCTATGATCCGCTGCTCGAGGAGCGAATGCGCGCGGTGCTGCCGATCTGCGCGGCCAGGGGCATCAGGATCGTCACCAATATGGGCGCGGCCAATCCGGTCGCCGCAGCCCGCAAGACCGCCGAGATCGCCAAATCGCTGGGACTGTCTTCGCTGAAGGTCGCCGCCGTGGTCGGTGATGACGTGCTCGATGCCTGCAAGGACGGCGATCTCAAGATCATGGAATTCGACGGCACCATCAGGCAGCTCGGCAACCGGCTGTTGTCGGCCAATGCGTATCTCGGTGCCGAGCCGATCGCGCAGGCCTTGACCGGCGGCGCCGATATCGTGATTACCGGCCGCGCGTCGGATCCCGCGCTGTTTCTGGCGCCGATGATCCATGCCTTCGGCTGGGCGATGGATGACTGGAATCTGCTGGGGCAGGGCACCGTCGCAGGCCACCTGCTCGAATGCGCGGGGCAAATCACCGGCGGCTACTTCGCCGACCCCGGCTACAAGGACATCTCCGATCTGGCGCGGCTCGGCTTTCCCATCGGCGAAGTCGGCGAGGACGGCAGCCTTGTCATCACCAAGGTCGCAGGCTCCGGCGGCGCGGTGACGGCGCAAACCTGCAGGGAGCAACTGCTCTACGAGGTGCATGACCCCCGGCAGTATATTCAGCCCGATGTGGTGGCGGATTTCTCGCAGGTAAAGGTCGAGGAGATCGCGCTGGATCGGGTGCGCGTCAGCGGTGGGCGTGGCACCAAACGCACCGAGACGCTGAAAGTCTCGGTCGGCTATGTCGACAGTTTTATCGGCGAGGGGCAGATTTCCTATGCCGGTCCCGGCGCACTGGCGCGCGGACGGCTGGCGCTGGAGATCGTTCGCGAGCGGCTGAAACTCACGGGCGTCGCGGCCAGCGAATGGCGGTTCGAACTGATCGGCGTCGATTCGCTGCACGGCCCTGATGTCTCCGCGCGCGCGAGCGAGCCTTACGAGGTACGCGTTCGCGTCGCCGGCCGCACCGAAAACCTGCGTGAGGCCGTCAGGATCGGCAACGAGGTCGAGACGCTCTATACCAATGGCCCGGCCGCCGGCGGCGGCGCGTTCAAATCGGCCCGCGATGTGGTCGCGGTGGCATCCGTGTTGCTGCCGCGCGAACTTGCGAAGCCGCAAGTCCGTTTCGTGGGGCTTGAATGA
- a CDS encoding AtuA-related protein, giving the protein MKLREIAHSRTGDKGNTSNISVIAYDEKHNPLLVQHVTSARVKAHFAAVVEGDVVRYELPNISALNFVMTGALGGGVTRSLALDAHGKSLSSALLDMDIEDGLDL; this is encoded by the coding sequence ATAAAATTGCGCGAGATCGCCCATTCCCGGACCGGCGACAAGGGCAACACCTCGAACATCTCGGTGATTGCCTATGATGAGAAGCACAATCCGCTGCTGGTTCAGCACGTCACCAGCGCGCGGGTGAAAGCGCATTTTGCCGCCGTTGTCGAAGGCGACGTGGTCCGCTACGAGCTGCCCAACATATCAGCGTTGAATTTCGTCATGACGGGGGCACTCGGCGGCGGCGTGACGCGGTCGCTGGCGCTCGACGCGCATGGCAAGTCGCTTAGCTCGGCGCTGCTAGATATGGATATCGAAGACGGCCTCGATCTATAA